TCGcgtagcagcgctgcagcaccgccggtgGGGCTACTAGTAACAAGGTGCAGCCGGTGGACGTGAAAATGCTGAGAGAGCGACCCGGCGGAAGGTGCACTGGTACTCCCGGGATCAACTCCGTCCCAAACACCTCTGCTCGCGTCGCAGTAGAAGCGCCATCTTCGTCTACTGGCTTGCGCAGCGTCACCTTCGACAGCTGAGTCGAGGAGAGCGATGTAATGATGCGCAGCTCGCAGAAGGGGCCGAGGACGTACTCCCGCTCCAGAGCCACCATTTTCTTCTATCctacagagaggggagggagggagggaaagaggggaatgAGCAGAGCGGTGGTGATCGACCACCACAATAGTGATTGGAAAGACGGCAGTCCGAGCgaagaggtagagagagagaggaagagacgaaacatgggggagaggaagaagaaatgTAGAGTTCAGCATCTACCAAACATAGTGCTGTGCTTTCCTGCGTGTGTTGCTATTGCTGACACAATCTGGCCTCCCACACATATCGTTAGACAGAGATGTGAGCCTACCTCAGCTGCCTCCCCAGCTTCGCTTCACCCTGGCCCGCTACTTCAGTTGTGAGTCTCTCCTTATGGTGCCTTTCTgtggcagcagagagggcTTTAGCTACAAAGACAAAGCTGCTCCGCTGTCCACACCATCAGCACAAACGAGCACGAAAGGAATCCggatgcacacacgcagctgccgcgtcaCTGTAGACAGTCACCTCCGTGGATGTGCCGGAGTCTCTACAATCCAGCTGTTGTACCCAGTGGGCAGTGATGGCCGCGCGGCCGCTGGCTGGGGGACGAGCTCCTCTTCGATATCACCGTGGTCGTTCACCTTGGAGCGtcggaggaggtgcgcctcttgcagcacctgcgcgacGGCCAGCAGCACGTCTGTGTCGCCCTGCAACATCGCCTTGGCATGCGCTCGCTCCACCGGGTCGTCCAtttggcggcgcagctccttgaCGATGCCGTACACCTCCGCTGTGGCGATGCCCTGCACCCTGGCTGGCGTGTGGAcgggcggcagtggtggcagtgagTACACCGgcgtctcttcctcgtcttcgtCGCTGTCATCCGCAtcatcgtcctcctcatcttctTCGTCGTCTGCTTCTTCGCGCTCTTCGTCAGCAGCATCCTCATCATCCGCACGGTCCTGCTCGGTGTCActggcagcagtggaagcGGCATTCGTGTCAGAGGCCGTTGCATCATTCGGCcgttcctcttcgtcttcctcgtcgtTGGATATGCCCAACTGCTTCCCGCGCTCGACCCTCACTTCTGTGAGGTGCACCTCTTGGTCATCCGTTGAAGAGGGCTCCATTGCCCCCAcgcctctgtgtggggagggaggattGGGTTAGACACTAGTAGCTGGCGGAAGTGAaggtgtgtggaggagagaacaTGAGCGAGACGCAGACCCGTGGTGTGACAGGCAAAGGTGAGATGGCGTGCATATGTGCGAAGGTGTTGTggcaaagaggggaggggagcagtgaagaagctgcaggGCATATTGGCGCTCAGAGCGCTCGACGCACGAAACAGAGTCAgccaaggagagagagggagtgaggaCACACGCTGCCTCCCACATGCATCTCTCATGGATGGCTGTCCTTCGCTCCTCGGCACTCCTCACCCTCACGGCGGCCTTCCACGAGGCGTGGGTGAAGACATTCAAGATGGGGCGAAGTGCGTGCCACAAAGCAGCGAAGACAAGACGTGCACCTGTCAAGTGCACTTAAGTGACTCAAATGTTCTCTGGTGCTGTAAAGCATGTGGTACAGCCGCGATACACGGCGGTAGTCTACATCAGTATCATCGCCCTGCGTAGCGAAtgaagcgaggaagagggaaggacaTCAGCGACAGGACCCATCAAGGCGAATCATGGAGAAGGGCGGAGGACggagacagcagcgcaaggcCGCCATCGCGCACCCACGACGCGAGGTTAGCGCTACCCATGAAGAGGCACTGCATGTGTGGCGTTGTTCATCACCCCCTAGGCACCTTCGATGGACAGCTGATGGGCAGTGAGCATCTGTTTAACGACATCGAGCACCTCCTCACCAGCCTCtcgggagagagagagaagctgaGCGATGGTGTTGTCCAGCCTCTCGCGTGTACAAACAAGTTCGATATCGCCCACCACAGCTGCATCGACGTTCCCCTTGGCCTTCTCGATGGCTTGATCATAGCGAATGGCGGCCTCACGCAACGCTAGAATGTCTTGCGTGACAGTTTCATACTCCTTCaacagctgctcctgcatgTGCCCGACACGCTGTTTCTCAAACTGCAGTgcccgcagctcctcctgcttgTTGCGTGTGGTGGCCTGAAAGTCGTTTACCTCCAGAGTGCGGCGGCTTATCGCGCTCTTGAGCTCCTTGAACTTGTTCTTTAGGGCCTTCTGCGTttgcacctcctcgtccttgtcAGAAACCTTGTCGAACTGGTGCCTGTACTGCCCATTGCTTGCCCTGATGATAGCGATCGTCTTCTCTAGCTTCAGCATCTCCTTCTCCATGCGACGGATGCGCGCATCAAGGGAGTCCCCACGGTACTGGAGGTCCTCGCGCTCTTTCGCTGCCGCAATAACGAGTTGGACCTGCGACAGTCGCGCATGTGCCGGGTCCATGCGACCTACAAGCACCTCCTGCCTGTTCTTCACCGCTGTCAAGTTCTTCTgacgctccagcagctccgtcacAAGGCGCTtgcgctcttcctccgccagcTTCGCTTCCATCCTGAGCAGACGGTGATGCACCTCAAtctccgcctcgcgctccGCCACGTCGGCCTCAAGTTGacgcttcttttcctccaaCGTGAGCAACTCTGCGTCCTTGACTCTTAGCAAGTTGCGCAGGCggcccagctgcagctctaACGTGTCCACCTTGATGAGGAGGTCCTCacgctgcttctccagctgcttctcttcacgGTCACTGTGTGTGCAACGCAGGTCCATCTCTAACACCTCCTCGAGAGACCGCTTCTTTGTCGCCTCCAACTTCTCGATCAGAATGGACGACTTCCGCATCTCCTCTCGCACCCGCTTCACTTGGTTCTGCAGAATTCGGTTTTGCTTCTCGAGCTCGTCAAGTGTGATCTGCAGAAGATCGATTTTtctgcgcagctccttccgctcctcctcggtgcgTTCGCCCTTGGCACGACTGACACGCTTCTCTATCTGCTGAACACTGAACTCGATGTTGTACAGCACCCCCTGCTGAGCAAAGGATTCGCCATCGAGTTGATCGATCTTGGCCTTGTAGTTCTTgccctgtgcctgtgccccACTGATCTCGCTCAGGCTCGTCGTCTGGGCGGCGCGCACCTTAGCAAGCTCCTGGTTCGCCCTGAAGGTCGTCGTCTTGAGCTGCTCAATATCCCTGGTGATCTTGTGGGAGGCCATCTCGGcgtccttcagcagctgggCAATAAACTGGGCTTGCTTCTGAAGGTCGTTGGCagtcatctcctcctccttcagcttctccgccGCAGTGGTTCGGGCCTTCTCGGTCATTGCCAGCTCCCTTTTCCGGCGCTCGATCTCTGTGATGgtctcctccagctgcaggATCACCGCCCGCTTGTCCCGCGTGGCCCGCGACGCCTTCTCGCGCAGGGCATCCACCTCATCCTGTACGCTCTGCACCTGCTGGgtcagcaccggcaccgcctcctgcagcttgtGCGACGTCTTTTCGCGCTCTTGGATGGTGTAGTTGAtcacctccgtctcctcctgcgcctcatCCAGTGAGACCGAGAGCGACTTCTTgagcttctgccgctgcagaaTCCAGGCAACGCCCTCGGCGTACTGCTCTGCCGCGATGCGGATGGCCTCGTCACGCTCGGCGATGGTGCGAACCACCAACTCCCACTCGTCCAGTATGCCACTACGGTCGTCGTGAAGCTTGCGGTACTCGTTGGCGACACGGTCCAGCTCCCCCTGCACGTGCTGCGTggccagcacctcctcgtcaagctgcttgcgctgcttccgcACGCCGTTCTCGAGCTTCTCGATGCGCTGGGTGAGCTGCTTCACCTTCGTCTCATCCATCTTGGAGTACTGCGCGATGGCGagctcatcctcctccttctgccgGCGGGCCTCGTCCCactgctccagctcctcctggtTGTAGTCCAGTGAAGTCTTGAGCTCCTCGAGCTTCAGATTTCCACGAAAGATGCGGTCCTGTACCGACGTCAGCCGGTCTCGGACGTCCTCGGAGTTTTGCTCCAGCTGCgtttgccgctgctgcagccgcgcgcATTCGCGCTCCATGACGCGGCACATGCTCTCCTCCGACTCCACCTCGCGCTTCTTTGTCTCGGAGAGGCTCTGTGTGTTGACAATTTCTGCTCGGACATTGCTGAGGTGCTCCTTCATAAACTgcagtcgccgccgctggtctTCGACGCTGccctgccgctcctccagctgctgctcaaagCGCGTGAGCTGGGCGGTGAGCTCTTTGTTCGTGTTGTTGAGCAGCTCAAGgggcagcgcctcggcagtTGCGTCCACGACATCGAGATTCATGTTGCACCACTAGGTGTTGTGGTGCGTAtcggtgtgtgcatgtacACAGAACCAACAGCAAGACGCACGAAGTCCTTGCCAAGGCGTGAGGCTGATATGcgccgaagagagaaaacagtggagggggtggtCGAAGGAGGGACTGGAGAAGAGTTGGAGgtgcggcggcaacagcatGTGAAGGCACCGAGATGATGAGGGTACGTGTGGGTTCGGGGatagggaagagagagaaggacatcGAAGCTGCCTGCATTCGTGGTGACACGCGCTCCccatcctcttcctcgttgtCTTGAGGAATCGAAGAGCACAGTTCGCACAGCTGTTTCAGGAGTTAGTGGGTATCACAAAACTGCGAAACGGCATCAACAATCCTGAATAAAATCCGCAGAACGTGCAGAAGGATGGAGAGGTGAGAAGCTCGGCAGTCTGAGGTGCGGCGGCCATACAAGCGGGAGGCGTGGGGTGAGTGTGATAAGAAATGTGGCGCCCAAGAGCCGACTCGCTTTTCTGTCAAGGCCCAGCCGTCATTAGCTCCGCAACAAAGCTCGCTCGTCGCTTCAGCCTTTTTAGTGTCGTATCGTGCCGGCTTCCGCCGACGTGGGCTTGCGCTTGCTTCGAAGTCTGCCGCTAACAACTCCCTTTCTCGTTGTCCCTGCCGGAGAGgccctcacctcacctctcttcgccccttcccctttcgaGCAGCTTTGTTTGTGTCGGCACGGCAACCCACGAGGGGTGTTCAGTGGCGCAGAAGTTCGGGGCAGCAATGTGGGGATAGTGATACCTTAGCGTTGGGCCCCTAACTCGATGCGTTACCGTTAGCAGAGGACACCACGTGCAGCAGCCCTGCACCCCGCAGCGTCTCAACGAGCAGCAGTTGGTTCTCCGCCACATCCTCGGGATCGTCGAAGCCCGGGAagggcagcgcagccactAACATTGTCTTTGGGTAGCTCGATAGCAGTGTGGCAATTGCTGGCGCAAATTCAGCCTCAAAGCGCAGCTCGCCGAGCTCCCCAGCGAGGCAGACGGCCGAATTTCGTCCAATGTGATAAACCCGCGCCTCGCCAGGCACGTTCAGCAACAACTGCATGCAGCTGCGAGAGATGAGGCGCACGTGGGAGGCGTGGTCAAGCTCCGTTGAGGACGAAGCCGCGCCACTGTACGCCATGGAGGGTGGCTGCATTTTTCGGATTGTCTCCTTGCCGTACACGTCGGTACACACATCCATGTTCGTCTCGTCCGTGAGAAGCagcgtcacctccgccgccatctcgcgcagcttcttctGCAGACTAGCGCGGCGCTCCTGCTGGTTCTCGCTGAGCACGGCAAGGCCGTGGGTGTTGCGGAAGACGGGATGGTTAATCGCCCCCATCACCTGTGGTACATCGCGCGGCAGGGCGCAGCGCCATTCCAGCTTGTTGGCGGCAAGCGTCTCGATGGTGTACTGCGCAGAGCGAATCATGAAGTCTGCCCATGAGTTCATCTGGTTGGCTGAGAAAGTGATGTGCAGCGAGTGTGTCTTGAGGTTGGTCTTTCCCTGGTGCACCGTACCGCGTGGCATGTACAGCACATCTCCGGCTTTCAAGGTGATGGTGTGATTTGGCGTGGGCAACTGCTCAGGGGCGTAGTCCTCGCTGGAGTGGCGCGTCAGCACATCGACTTCCTCCGGCGGGTTGTAGAGGCGCCACAGCTTCTCACCCTCAAGCTGCAGAAGAAACACGTCAACGTCGTCGTAGTGCGGTGCGAATCCCTGACTGTTCGCCGGCGTCCAGTAGCTGTTCACGCCGCAGTAGCAGTTGAACTCCTGTTCCATACACCCGATGAAGGCAGAGTTACTCTCGAGGAACTCGTGAGGTCGGAGAAAGCGAACGGACCACCCTGTCTTCATACACCTCTCCAGCTCTGCCGCATCAACAAGACCCTCCGTCCTGTAGGAGACGCGCTTTTTCAGCTTGGAATCGAACTTGACAACGTTGAGGTCGGTGCCGTAGCGCGACGGGTGCATCTTGACGTGCTCTAGCATGCGCTTTGTGGACCAGTTTACCGGAGGAACCACACCAGGCAGCCCCCTTGCAAAGTACTCGCAATTTCCGTGCGAAGCAACGAGATGCTTCTTTTCAAAGTATTTGCGGAAGAACTCCACGCGGGACGTCTTTAAGAGCCAGGAGAAGAAGTTCAGCGGCCTCTGGCTGCCGTGCGACGACTTGCGCAGCGTggctgccacctctgccttGGCCTTCTTGAGCACCACCTTCTGCGATGGCGTCTCGCGGGCGCGCTTGCCGCCGTTACCATTTTTGAGAGACGTTGACTTCGTCATTGCGTATTGATGGGTGGGAGTGTGTGCGCGGTCGCTCCACTTCTGACGCACTGCAGTGGC
The DNA window shown above is from Leishmania panamensis strain MHOM/PA/94/PSC-1 chromosome 31 sequence and carries:
- a CDS encoding hypothetical protein (TriTrypDB/GeneDB-style sysID: LpmP.31.0240) encodes the protein MGISAKKKRARICTRAVESAQLQAPTNSTSAQGERRRGNVLGDVVDHPLLPQQHHYLLVLFVFLFFAHATAVRQKWSDRAHTPTHQYAMTKSTSLKNGNGGKRARETPSQKVVLKKAKAEVAATLRKSSHGSQRPLNFFSWLLKTSRVEFFRKYFEKKHLVASHGNCEYFARGLPGVVPPVNWSTKRMLEHVKMHPSRYGTDLNVVKFDSKLKKRVSYRTEGLVDAAELERCMKTGWSVRFLRPHEFLESNSAFIGCMEQEFNCYCGVNSYWTPANSQGFAPHYDDVDVFLLQLEGEKLWRLYNPPEEVDVLTRHSSEDYAPEQLPTPNHTITLKAGDVLYMPRGTVHQGKTNLKTHSLHITFSANQMNSWADFMIRSAQYTIETLAANKLEWRCALPRDVPQVMGAINHPVFRNTHGLAVLSENQQERRASLQKKLREMAAEVTLLLTDETNMDVCTDVYGKETIRKMQPPSMAYSGAASSSTELDHASHVRLISRSCMQLLLNVPGEARVYHIGRNSAVCLAGELGELRFEAEFAPAIATLLSSYPKTMLVAALPFPGFDDPEDVAENQLLLVETLRGAGLLHVVSSANGNASS
- a CDS encoding hypothetical protein (TriTrypDB/GeneDB-style sysID: LpmP.31.0230), with the translated sequence MNLDVVDATAEALPLELLNNTNKELTAQLTRFEQQLEERQGSVEDQRRRLQFMKEHLSNVRAEIVNTQSLSETKKREVESEESMCRVMERECARLQQRQTQLEQNSEDVRDRLTSVQDRIFRGNLKLEELKTSLDYNQEELEQWDEARRQKEEDELAIAQYSKMDETKVKQLTQRIEKLENGVRKQRKQLDEEVLATQHVQGELDRVANEYRKLHDDRSGILDEWELVVRTIAERDEAIRIAAEQYAEGVAWILQRQKLKKSLSVSLDEAQEETEVINYTIQEREKTSHKLQEAVPVLTQQVQSVQDEVDALREKASRATRDKRAVILQLEETITEIERRKRELAMTEKARTTAAEKLKEEEMTANDLQKQAQFIAQLLKDAEMASHKITRDIEQLKTTTFRANQELAKVRAAQTTSLSEISGAQAQGKNYKAKIDQLDGESFAQQGVLYNIEFSVQQIEKRVSRAKGERTEEERKELRRKIDLLQITLDELEKQNRILQNQVKRVREEMRKSSILIEKLEATKKRSLEEVLEMDLRCTHSDREEKQLEKQREDLLIKVDTLELQLGRLRNLLRVKDAELLTLEEKKRQLEADVAEREAEIEVHHRLLRMEAKLAEEERKRLVTELLERQKNLTAVKNRQEVLVGRMDPAHARLSQVQLVIAAAKEREDLQYRGDSLDARIRRMEKEMLKLEKTIAIIRASNGQYRHQFDKVSDKDEEVQTQKALKNKFKELKSAISRRTLEVNDFQATTRNKQEELRALQFEKQRVGHMQEQLLKEYETVTQDILALREAAIRYDQAIEKAKGNVDAAVVGDIELVCTRERLDNTIAQLLSLSREAGEEVLDVVKQMLTAHQLSIEGA
- a CDS encoding hypothetical protein (TriTrypDB/GeneDB-style sysID: LpmP.31.0220), whose translation is MEPSSTDDQEVHLTEVRVERGKQLGISNDEEDEEERPNDATASDTNAASTAASDTEQDRADDEDAADEEREEADDEEDEEDDDADDSDEDEEETPVYSLPPLPPVHTPARVQGIATAEVYGIVKELRRQMDDPVERAHAKAMLQGDTDVLLAVAQVLQEAHLLRRSKVNDHGDIEEELVPQPAAARPSLPTGYNSWIVETPAHPRR